A single region of the Nocardioides ochotonae genome encodes:
- the lysX gene encoding bifunctional lysylphosphatidylglycerol synthetase/lysine--tRNA ligase LysX, which yields MTERAVERRLHLHLPADDRWPDRFAGLMFLFAALTVAAALVPPWRGYFARPDDVVSLLTIPVVPSLVYAALLFVTAVALRRRLRAAWWVTVVWWLGLPEIGRVDALVDGEDVTLAAIGLVLVAAVLVIAVRVRHQFVARRVPGSLAAASAVFLGGGLVMVLGGAALVSAVGSSPSYAESVAYVLDRMLLDLGRIGFGSDAASPWWVRLLIALVGAVVVLGAAHFLFRPPRDTRTLEVADEARVRGLLRDFGEHDSLGYFATRRDKSVVWDTGSAQTGRAGVSYRAVGSVSLASGNPVGDPAYWPQAIARWREEARANGWSLAVMGAGHEGALVYADAGLSLLDIGDEAIVDMSTFSLNAPGMKGVRQPVTRLRRRGYTTRVRRHASLTDADFVALGDAAASWRGDGGDERGFSMALGRLADPLDGDCVLVEAHAPDGRLHGFLSFVPWGRAGLSLDLMRRDPTADNGLVELMVASLADEAATFGIGPVSLNFAMFREAFERGAELGAAPVARLWRQGLLLASRTWQLESLYRSNAKYLPEWQPRYLGYEFTSDLPRVGTAAGSAEGFLTAPSITRLRRRGSAQDGAGVGGLETGSPDHAAAVRALIPPAPDVVAEAVSPDHLPEQMRVRRAKLDRLRAQGIDPYPVTAPRTHTLAQVRAMVGAEPVADLESGVVVSVAGRVLLKRDMGHLGFATLRDGSGDLQVMVDAQHLPAEALSFWEHEIDLGDQVSVTGEVVTTHRGELSVRATAVQLTSKALRPLPDKHEGLTDPDARVRMRYVDLIVRPEARTVAYQRAAVVRSIRDSLQARGFTEVETPILQTVHGGANARPFETHINAYDLDLYLRIATELHLKRLLVGGMEKVFEVGRQFRNEGADFKHNPEFTSLEVYETYGDYDTMRVLTQELIQEAATAVYGSPVARRADAEGRIVEHDLSGQWPVKTICQAVSEALGEEVTADTPLPTLRRHADRIGLELDTDRSWGFVLEELYGELCEGQTTTPVFYTDFPKENAPLTRPHRHDPRLTEKWDLVIFGAEQGTAYSELIDPVDQRERLVAQSLLAAAGDPEAMQVDEDFLQALEYGMPPTGGMGLGIDRLVMNLTGLSIRDTILFPLVKPHP from the coding sequence ATGACCGAGCGCGCTGTCGAACGCCGCCTGCACCTCCACCTCCCGGCCGACGATCGCTGGCCGGACCGGTTCGCCGGGTTGATGTTCCTCTTCGCCGCGCTGACCGTGGCGGCGGCGCTGGTCCCGCCCTGGCGCGGCTACTTCGCGCGCCCCGACGACGTGGTCTCGCTGCTCACCATCCCGGTCGTCCCGAGCCTGGTCTACGCGGCCCTGCTGTTCGTCACCGCCGTCGCGCTGCGGCGCCGGCTGCGGGCGGCCTGGTGGGTCACGGTGGTCTGGTGGCTCGGCCTGCCCGAGATCGGCCGGGTCGACGCGCTGGTGGACGGTGAGGACGTGACGCTGGCCGCGATCGGGCTGGTGCTGGTCGCAGCCGTGCTGGTGATCGCGGTGCGGGTGCGGCACCAGTTCGTCGCCCGACGGGTCCCGGGCAGTCTGGCGGCCGCGTCCGCGGTGTTCCTCGGGGGCGGCCTGGTGATGGTGCTCGGTGGCGCGGCGCTGGTGAGCGCCGTCGGCAGCTCCCCGTCGTACGCCGAGTCGGTGGCCTACGTCCTGGACCGGATGCTGCTGGACCTCGGGCGGATCGGGTTCGGCTCCGACGCCGCGTCGCCGTGGTGGGTGCGGCTGCTCATCGCGCTGGTCGGTGCCGTGGTGGTCCTCGGCGCCGCCCACTTCCTGTTCCGCCCGCCCCGAGACACCCGCACGCTCGAGGTCGCCGACGAGGCACGCGTGCGCGGGCTGCTGCGCGACTTCGGCGAGCACGACTCGTTGGGCTACTTCGCGACCAGGCGCGACAAGTCGGTGGTCTGGGACACCGGGTCGGCGCAGACGGGGCGCGCGGGCGTGTCCTACCGCGCGGTCGGCTCGGTCAGCCTCGCCAGCGGCAACCCCGTAGGCGACCCGGCGTACTGGCCGCAGGCGATCGCGCGCTGGCGCGAGGAGGCCCGCGCGAACGGCTGGTCCCTGGCGGTGATGGGCGCCGGTCACGAGGGTGCGCTCGTGTACGCCGACGCCGGGTTGAGCCTGCTCGACATCGGCGACGAGGCGATCGTCGACATGAGCACGTTCTCCCTGAACGCGCCCGGCATGAAGGGGGTGCGCCAGCCGGTCACCCGGCTGCGGCGGCGCGGCTACACCACCCGGGTGCGGCGCCACGCGAGCCTCACCGACGCCGACTTCGTTGCGCTCGGCGACGCGGCGGCGTCGTGGCGCGGGGACGGCGGCGACGAGCGCGGCTTCTCGATGGCGCTCGGCCGGCTGGCCGACCCCCTCGACGGCGACTGTGTGCTGGTCGAGGCGCACGCCCCCGACGGGCGGCTGCACGGCTTCCTCAGCTTCGTGCCGTGGGGGCGCGCCGGGCTCTCCCTGGACCTGATGCGCCGCGACCCCACGGCCGACAACGGGCTCGTCGAGCTCATGGTCGCGAGCCTCGCCGACGAGGCGGCGACGTTCGGAATCGGCCCGGTCTCGCTGAACTTCGCGATGTTCCGCGAGGCCTTCGAGCGCGGCGCTGAGCTCGGCGCCGCGCCGGTCGCGCGGCTGTGGCGCCAGGGCCTGCTGCTGGCCAGCCGGACCTGGCAGCTGGAGTCGCTCTACCGCTCCAACGCCAAGTACCTCCCGGAGTGGCAGCCGCGCTACCTGGGCTATGAGTTCACCTCCGACCTGCCGCGGGTCGGCACGGCGGCCGGCAGCGCCGAGGGGTTCCTCACCGCGCCGTCCATCACCCGGCTGCGGCGCCGCGGCAGCGCCCAGGACGGCGCCGGCGTCGGCGGCCTGGAGACCGGCAGCCCCGACCACGCCGCCGCCGTCCGGGCGCTCATCCCCCCGGCCCCCGACGTGGTCGCCGAGGCGGTCTCGCCGGACCACCTGCCGGAGCAGATGCGGGTACGCCGCGCCAAGCTCGACCGGCTGCGCGCCCAGGGGATCGACCCCTACCCGGTCACGGCCCCGCGCACCCACACCCTCGCGCAGGTCCGCGCCATGGTCGGCGCGGAGCCGGTCGCGGACCTGGAGAGCGGGGTCGTGGTGTCGGTCGCCGGCCGGGTGCTGCTCAAGCGCGACATGGGGCACCTCGGCTTCGCCACCCTGCGCGACGGCAGCGGCGACCTGCAGGTGATGGTCGACGCCCAGCACCTCCCGGCCGAGGCGCTGTCGTTCTGGGAGCACGAGATCGACCTCGGCGACCAGGTGAGCGTCACCGGGGAGGTCGTCACGACCCACCGCGGCGAGCTGTCGGTGCGCGCGACGGCGGTGCAGCTGACCAGCAAGGCGCTGCGGCCGCTGCCGGACAAGCACGAGGGGCTCACCGACCCCGACGCCCGGGTGCGCATGCGCTACGTCGACCTGATCGTGCGGCCCGAGGCGCGCACGGTCGCCTACCAGCGCGCCGCGGTCGTGCGCAGCATCCGCGACTCCCTGCAGGCCCGGGGGTTCACCGAGGTGGAGACCCCGATCCTGCAGACCGTCCACGGCGGCGCCAACGCCCGGCCCTTCGAGACCCACATCAATGCCTACGACCTGGACCTCTACCTGCGCATCGCCACCGAGCTGCACCTCAAGCGGCTGCTCGTGGGCGGGATGGAGAAGGTCTTCGAGGTGGGGCGGCAGTTCCGCAACGAGGGCGCGGACTTCAAGCACAACCCGGAGTTCACCTCGCTGGAGGTCTATGAGACCTACGGCGACTACGACACCATGCGGGTGCTCACCCAGGAGCTGATCCAGGAGGCGGCGACCGCGGTCTACGGCTCGCCGGTGGCGCGCCGAGCCGACGCCGAGGGCCGGATCGTCGAGCACGACCTGTCCGGGCAGTGGCCGGTCAAGACGATCTGCCAGGCGGTCTCGGAGGCGCTGGGGGAGGAGGTCACCGCCGACACCCCGCTGCCCACGCTGCGCCGCCACGCCGACCGGATCGGGCTCGAGCTCGACACCGACAGGTCGTGGGGCTTCGTCCTCGAGGAGCTGTACGGCGAGCTGTGCGAGGGCCAGACCACGACACCGGTGTTCTACACCGACTTCCCCAAGGAGAACGCCCCGCTGACCCGCCCGCACCGCCACGACCCGCG